The Streptomyces sp. cg36 genomic interval TCGCCCTCTACCAGCGCACGTCGACGCATCTGTCCCAGATACAGTCCGCCGCCCCCGATCCACAGCTCACGGCCCGCCTCACGCAGCTCGTCGCGCGCGCACGCGCGACGGTGACCGGTACCCGCCGTTCCTCCTGGCGGGACGCGGCGCGCTTCCTGACCGCTGGATTCCCCGCAGCCGTCTATCGCGCGCGTAGATGGTGGATTCCGACAGCACTGCTGTCGACAGCGCTGGGAGCCGTCATCGGCTGGTGGATCGCGACGCACCCGGAAGTCCAGGCGTCGATCGCCGCCCCCGACACCCTCCGTGACATGACGCGACCGGGTGGCGAGTACGAGACGTATTACTCCAGCCACCCGGCGGCATCCTTCGCCGCCCAGGTCTGGACGAACAACGCGCAGGCCGCGGCGGTGTGCCTGGTGCTCGGCGCTTTCCTCGGCCTGCCCGTCCTGTGGGTGCTGTTCGCGAACATGCTGAACCTCGGAGTCGGCGCCGCTCTGATGTCGTCGGCCGGCCGTCTCGGCACGTTCCTGGGCCTCGTCCTGCCGCACGGCCTGCTCGAACTGACCGCTGTCTTCGTCGCGGCGGGTACAGGGCTACGCCTTGGCTGGACGGTCATCGACCCCGGCCCCCGCACGCGTCGCACCGCACTCGCGGAAGAAGGCCGCGCGGCCCTCGGCATGGCGATCGGCCTAGCCCTGGTCCTCTTCGTCTCCGGCGTCATCGAAGCCTTCGTCACGCCTTCGGGGCTGCCGACGTGGGCGCGCATCGGCATCGGCATCGGCGCCGAGCTGGCATTTCTTGTCTACGTGTACGTGCTCGGTGGCCGAGCCGTGCGTGAGGGCGAGACGGGTGACGTCGAGGTGTCGGACCGCAGCGCGGGGCTCCCCACCGCCGCGTGATGTGCGGACGACCCCTCTGACCTGGTACTGTCCTCTTCGCCCACAAAAACCGTTGACACGGTCGGAGTGGGGAGGTAGATTCAAACGGTTGCGCCGGACTGGACAAGTCCGAGCGAACTGGCTAACATCTCTCTCGCTCTCACCGGAAATTGAATTTCCGTAGAGCCATCTTCGATTCGATTCGAAACATGATGCCGATTAGCTCGGCCGAAATGCTTCTGATAGAGTCGGAGCCGCCGGAAAGGGAAGCGCGAAAGCGAAGACCTGGAAAGCACCGAGGAAATCGGATCGGAAAACGATCTGATAGAGTCGGAAACGAAGGAAGAGCCCGGAGGGCCCGGAAACGGGAACAAAGGAAGCGTCCGTACCTTGAGAACTCAACAGCGTGCCAAAAGTCAACGCCAGATTGACAA includes:
- a CDS encoding stage II sporulation protein M, whose product is MDLDVFVTAHHPEWDRLDHLLRRGRRLTGAEVDELVALYQRTSTHLSQIQSAAPDPQLTARLTQLVARARATVTGTRRSSWRDAARFLTAGFPAAVYRARRWWIPTALLSTALGAVIGWWIATHPEVQASIAAPDTLRDMTRPGGEYETYYSSHPAASFAAQVWTNNAQAAAVCLVLGAFLGLPVLWVLFANMLNLGVGAALMSSAGRLGTFLGLVLPHGLLELTAVFVAAGTGLRLGWTVIDPGPRTRRTALAEEGRAALGMAIGLALVLFVSGVIEAFVTPSGLPTWARIGIGIGAELAFLVYVYVLGGRAVREGETGDVEVSDRSAGLPTAA